One stretch of Erpetoichthys calabaricus chromosome 14, fErpCal1.3, whole genome shotgun sequence DNA includes these proteins:
- the si:ch73-256g18.2 gene encoding small integral membrane protein 36, producing MEFYLEIDPVTLNLIILVASYVILLLVFLVSCVLYDCRGKDPSKEYAPEPPPASQSPIRLVVMQSSPAAARWGEKIVTTYEAPADQLEKRSTLV from the coding sequence ATGGAGTTTTATCTGGAAATTGACCCTGTGACTTTGAACCTCATTATACTGGTGGCCAGTTATGTCATATTGCTCCTGGTGTTTCTCGTATCCTGCGTGTTATATGACTGTCGAGGCAAGGATCCCAGTAAGGAATATGCTCCGGAGCCTCCCCCTGCTTCGCAGTCTCCCATTAGACTGGTGGTGATGCAAAGCTCCCCTGCCGCCGCACGGTGGGGAGAGAAAATCGTGACAACGTATGAGGCCCCGGCCGACCAGCTAGAAAAGAGAAGTACTTTGGTCTGA